The Mesorhizobium sp. B2-1-8 genomic interval TATGTAAGATCACCGGCTAGCCGCCATTCGGCGAAACCAGTTGGCGACGGTGAGACTACTGGATCAGCCATGAAAAGGCACGCCGCAAAAAGGCTTCGCCACCCGTCCTGACAACCTCACCGTGCGCCACGACGACGTGCTCGGGATGGTTTCCGATCAACTCACGAATCTTTGGGCGCGCGGTTGCACGGTTGCGGAAACTGATCCGATAGTCGATCGGCGGATAGCCCCAGCCTTCGACCATTTTCGAAAGGTTGGCGATTGGCCGCGTCCACCAAGGCCAATGGCGTTTCAAGAACGTCTCACTGAAGGTCTGCGAGAGGTCGGCGATGATGGCGGTGCGCGACGCGCGGTGAAAGAAGATCAGCTCGTCCATGAAAGGCGAATTGGTGAAATAGAACTGGTCGATCTGGCCGTTCCATTCGGCTGGCGGATTATCGGCCAGCGCCCCGGAAAAGCGGAGTTCCCTGCACTTGGCGATTGTCTGCGCCGTCGCCCATAAATTCGCTTCTGGGAATGCGGCCTGCCACTCGCCCAGAAACAGGTAGTGCAGCTTGTTGGGGCTGACGATATTCCGAACAGGGCCAAGCGCCCGAATCTCGTCCTCAATCGCTGCCGTCCTTTCGACAGGCGACCATAACCACAGCCCCCCATCGGCAAGACGCACGACGACCATGCGTGTCGGATAATCGAAGCCTTTGAATGAGACGACCCCGCCATCCGCAAACCATAGGTTCAATCCCAGCGGCTCCAACATGGTCGGGAAGTCTAATCCGCCAGATGGACGCTTTCCACCCCCTGAAGGAGCTAGAAGCGCGATTGCAGCGATATCGAAAACGGCCGTCCGACACGGCCGCAGCTTGCTGTCGATTGCTTGCCAGGTCGAAAAATGCACGATCGCGCAGGCGTCCCTCTCCGTCGAGGAAGAAGCCGATCGCTTAGATCCGTTTCTGAGTAAGTGGTCGCTTTGTACGAATGGTTTCGCCAGCGTTCCATGCTGCGCGACCGTGCATGCTAGGATCATAGTGTAAAGAACCCGTCATCGTTCTCCTTGACCTAGATTGGCTGAAGACGAAAACCGATTGAGGTGTGAAGCTCTGGCTCTATGCAACCGTTTAACTCCCAGTTGGTCGACCTACTCGCCGACAGTCTCGAGCCATCCTCCCCGAAAGCCGGCCCCGCGCAGACCGCGAACAACATGCTTGCAGCCGCGCATCAGCCGCCAAAGAAAATCGGATCGGTGATTCTCCACCATCAGCACGATCGGCCCCTGGTTCAGCCCCAGATGATCCGGAGCCACCCAGCCGGCAGGATCTCCGATGTCTGGCGAAAGCGTCGGGTTGAAACTCGCCTTGAAACCGTAGGAATTGTCGAGATTGAGGTTGATATCATGGAAATGGCGCAGCGCTGGCAGGACGATCTCCGGAGCAAAAGGCAGTGATGCCGCGACTGCCCAGGGCGACAGAGTGCCATCGTCGGGTCCGAACGGCACGCCGCGGGCGCGATAGCCGTAGAACCGCCGCTCGACCCCGCCGATCCGTCGCGTCTGCCATCCTGGCCCGTCGCTGGCAGTCACGCCCCAGCTGTTCTCGTGATAACCGGAAAATTCCATTGAATTACGGGACGCGTATTCGCGCTGGACATAAGTCGCCGTCCGGCTGTTCTCGAAATAATCGCTTTTGTGGTCGCGCATGAAGCCGTCGCGGATGCCGCGGAAGTCGAGCCAGACATGCGACAACTGATGGATGAACAGCGGTCCTGCATAGACGAACTCGTGGCCGTAGATCTTCTTCCAGCGGTAAGTTGACAGCCACGCCTGGTAGCTTTCAGGCGGCAGGCAATGCGTCGGCGAGCCGATGCCGAGGACATAGAGGATCAACGCTTCGTCGTAGCCTTCCCATCGGTAGCCAAGGAATCCTTTTTCCGGCGTCCAGCCATGGGCCACGGTGGCGCCGCCATTGCGAGCCCAGTCCCAGTCGACGCGCTCGTAAAGCGCCTCCGAGAGGGTGCGGATTTCCGTTTCGTCCTCGGAGTTCTCCCGGAAATATGCGCCTACCGTCAGGATGCCGGCGATCAGAAGCGCGGTGTCTATCGTGGACAGTTCGCAGCGCCAGACGCGCCGTCCCGTCTCCATGTCCAGGAAATGGTAATAGAACCCCTTGTAGCCGGTGGCATCCGGTCCGGTTCCTTGCGTGCCCTTCCAGAAGAAGCGCAACGTGGCCAGCGTCCTCGCGCACGCCTGCTCGCGTGTCATGAAGCCGCGCGCCACCCCGACCGGATAGGCCGCGAGCGCGAGCCCGACCGCCGCGATGCTGGCGGGGGAGCCTTTTCTGGATCTGTCGGCAACCAGCCCGTTCGCCTCATTTGCTTCGTAGAGGAAATAGGCGAATGACTTGCGCTGGAGCGCCGCCAGCAGGTCCTCGCCGACCGGCATCTGGTCCGGATCGGCTTTCATTGACCGAGCCTGGATGGAAGAGCGACCGTCACTGCGGCGACCGACTGCGGCGGCATAGAAATCTCGAAGCTCGCCGTGTTGGCGTCGTTCTTGATCTCGATCGGTTCGCCCCGGAGCTCTGACCGTCTCTTGAGTTCATCGACCGACGCTGCGTCCAAATATTCCGGCTCGCCCAGTTGTTCCCAGTGGCGCTTGGCATTGGCGTGCTCGATATCAATGCGCTGAACCGAGGCGCCCATCCCCGACGGCGCGGATTCGAGCGCGAAGAGAACCTGCTCCGTTTCAATCGGGTGGCGTGGCAGTCCAAAGTTCGTCAGCACCACCGTGGAGCTTCGGTCGCCGTGCACGAGCCAAGCATCGACGGTTTCATGGCTGCCCTCGACAGGCAGCATCTGCGTGCCCAGTCGATGCAGCAGCTGGAATGCGCGATACGCGGGCTTGGCGATCCCGTGGATGTTGAGCAATCCGAACCCTCCCTGGAAGGGGACGGAAGGTAAATAGTTCTCCTCGAAAATGTCTGAGAACGTCCAGTAACTATACCCCTGAACGAGCCCTCTCGCCTCCATGACCGTCTTGACGATGAACGCGGCGGCATAGGGGTCGTCGTGCATGGCGTCGCGCGGGTTCGACGATGTGCACCATTCCGTGTAGTAGAGGGGCAGATCGCCCGCTTGCTTGCGCGCGATGCGGGCTTCGTCGCGCAAGGCGCTGCGCCTGCTCGCGGCAAGCTGTGCCTCGCTGTCGTCGCCCGGCTTGCCGAAGTCATCGGTTGGGTAATGATGCGTGCTGACGAAATCGGCTGGAAGATTGCTGGTCCGGCAATAGTTCAGAAAATCCTCGATCCACGCATTGTCGGCTGTCGCGGGGCCGCCGACCTTGAGCATCTTGTCGACGCCTTTAATGGCTTCGACGGTGTAGCGGTACAGCTCGAAGTAGTCGCTCTGCTTTCCGCTCCCGAAGGCAGCGAGGTTCGGTTCGTTCCAGACCTCGAAGAACCACTGCCGCACCTCGTCCAGGCCGTAGCGGTCCACCCAGTGGCTCACTAGCTTTCGGATCAGCACCGCCCATTGCGCGTGGTCCTTTGGTGGCGTGACATTGGCACCATAATGGAAAACCGTTTGATCGCCCGAGGCCAGGGCGGATGGCATGAAGCTCAGTTCGACAAAGGGCCTCATGCCAATGGAAAGAAGAAAATCGAAAATCTGGTCTGCGTTGAAGAATGAATAGAAGAATGTGTCACCTTCGGCGACGAGCGTCCCCATGTTGTCGCATAAGATACCGTGGAACCTGACATGCCGCATGCCCAACTCGTCATGCGTTTGCTTCAACTGAGTTTGCCAGTCGGCGCGCAGCGCAAGCGTAGCATGGCCGCTGCCTACCGTGTGCTCCCAGAAATGCGGAAAACTGGTCGCGGGTCCGTTCAGGTCGCTCGAAAACATAGCCGTCATAGGAGCCGCTCCTTGATCCGGTCCGCGACACGGAGCGCGTTGGCGATGATGGTCAGTGTGGGATTGACCGCGGCGATCGACGGAAAGAAGCTCGCATCTGCGAGGTAGAGGTTGTCGAGTTCATGCGCCTTGCAGTCGACGTCGAGGACCGACACTGCGGGATCAGTGCCGAAGCGCGCGGTTCCTGCCTGGTGCGCGGTTCCGGCAATCGGGATGTCCTGGCTGAGATAGAGCTTGCGTTCCAACAGCAGCGGATGCGCCCCAGCCTTGCCCAATATTTGCTTGAGCTTCTGCCGGAGCCGGCGGTGCGCCTCCTGATCGCCGTCGGCGAGGTCGAGGACGACCCGCTCGCCATCGTAGCGAATGCGGTTCTCCGGGCGCGGAAGATCCTCGCTCGACAGCCAGAAATCCATCGAGTGCCGCGCCATTTCATCGAACGGCATCTTCGGCAACCATTCCAGCCACTGGGGCAGCACTTCGCCCCTGATCTGGGCGCCATGCGACGTCGCGCACATCTGGATCAGGCCGAGCGGGTAGCCCCAGTCATCTTCTGACTCGAAGTAGAAATCAGAGACGGCGAGAGTCTTTTGGAAAATGGTTTCGTTCGGCTCAAGCATCAGGG includes:
- a CDS encoding DUF4336 domain-containing protein, translated to MLEPLGLNLWFADGGVVSFKGFDYPTRMVVVRLADGGLWLWSPVERTAAIEDEIRALGPVRNIVSPNKLHYLFLGEWQAAFPEANLWATAQTIAKCRELRFSGALADNPPAEWNGQIDQFYFTNSPFMDELIFFHRASRTAIIADLSQTFSETFLKRHWPWWTRPIANLSKMVEGWGYPPIDYRISFRNRATARPKIRELIGNHPEHVVVAHGEVVRTGGEAFLRRAFSWLIQ
- a CDS encoding glucoamylase family protein — translated: MKADPDQMPVGEDLLAALQRKSFAYFLYEANEANGLVADRSRKGSPASIAAVGLALAAYPVGVARGFMTREQACARTLATLRFFWKGTQGTGPDATGYKGFYYHFLDMETGRRVWRCELSTIDTALLIAGILTVGAYFRENSEDETEIRTLSEALYERVDWDWARNGGATVAHGWTPEKGFLGYRWEGYDEALILYVLGIGSPTHCLPPESYQAWLSTYRWKKIYGHEFVYAGPLFIHQLSHVWLDFRGIRDGFMRDHKSDYFENSRTATYVQREYASRNSMEFSGYHENSWGVTASDGPGWQTRRIGGVERRFYGYRARGVPFGPDDGTLSPWAVAASLPFAPEIVLPALRHFHDINLNLDNSYGFKASFNPTLSPDIGDPAGWVAPDHLGLNQGPIVLMVENHRSDFLWRLMRGCKHVVRGLRGAGFRGGWLETVGE
- a CDS encoding GH39 family glycosyl hydrolase — encoded protein: MTAMFSSDLNGPATSFPHFWEHTVGSGHATLALRADWQTQLKQTHDELGMRHVRFHGILCDNMGTLVAEGDTFFYSFFNADQIFDFLLSIGMRPFVELSFMPSALASGDQTVFHYGANVTPPKDHAQWAVLIRKLVSHWVDRYGLDEVRQWFFEVWNEPNLAAFGSGKQSDYFELYRYTVEAIKGVDKMLKVGGPATADNAWIEDFLNYCRTSNLPADFVSTHHYPTDDFGKPGDDSEAQLAASRRSALRDEARIARKQAGDLPLYYTEWCTSSNPRDAMHDDPYAAAFIVKTVMEARGLVQGYSYWTFSDIFEENYLPSVPFQGGFGLLNIHGIAKPAYRAFQLLHRLGTQMLPVEGSHETVDAWLVHGDRSSTVVLTNFGLPRHPIETEQVLFALESAPSGMGASVQRIDIEHANAKRHWEQLGEPEYLDAASVDELKRRSELRGEPIEIKNDANTASFEISMPPQSVAAVTVALPSRLGQ